In Quercus lobata isolate SW786 chromosome 12, ValleyOak3.0 Primary Assembly, whole genome shotgun sequence, a genomic segment contains:
- the LOC115970873 gene encoding carboxylesterase 1-like → MSSQTAPSNPTVVPYQHLQIALNVDGTITRLQEIPNTAPTPDPSHPTPVLSKDVPLNQSNNTWVRIFLPREALDHNSSTKLPLTVYFHGGGFILYSTASSISHDHCANMAIDLHVIIVSVEYRLAPEHRLPAAYDDAMEALHWIKTTPNDWIRDYADLSNMFIMGSSAGGNIAYHAGLRAAMEIDKLEPLVIRGLILHQPGFGGSQRTQSELMDNDPNLPLSVCDLLWELSLPIANRDHEYCNPKVGDGPQLLEKIKLLGWKVLVVGCDGDILFEHQIELAKLMREKCVSVVSQFGEGGYHGIDIFEPAKTKALLKNFILSSLVA, encoded by the coding sequence ATGTCAAGTCAAACTGCTCCCTCAAATCCCACCGTTGTTCCCTACCAACACCTCCAAATCGCCCTCAATGTCGATGGCACGATCACACGCCTCCAAGAAATCCCGAACACTGCACCCACACCTGATCCTAGCCACCCCACTCCAGTTCTCTCCAAAGACGTCCCTCTAAACCAATCAAACAACACCTGGGTCAGAATATTCCTACCCAGAGAAGCACTTGATCATAACTCCTCCACTAAACTGCCTCTCACAGTTTACTTCCATGGAGGAGGGTTCATCCTTTACAGTACAGCCTCATCAATTTCCCATGATCATTGTGCCAACATGGCAATTGATCTCCACGTCATCATCGTATCCGTGGAGTACCGCCTCGCCCCAGAGCACCGTCTGCCGGCGGCTTATGATGATGCTATGGAAGCGTTACATTGGATCAAAACCACCCCAAATGATTGGATAAGAGATTATGCTGATTTATCTAACATGTTTATTATGGGTAGTAGTGCTGGTGGTAACATAGCCTACCATGCAGGATTACGAGCAGCCATGGAAATCGATAAACTTGAGCCTTTGGTGATCAGAGGGTTGATATTGCATCAACCAGGCTTTGGTGGGTCGCAAAGGACTCAATCAGAATTGATGGACAATGATCCAAATTTGCCACTAAGTGTTTGTGATCTACTGTGGGAATTGTCATTGCCAATTGCTAACCGCGACCATGAGTATTGCAATCCAAAGGTTGGAGATGGGCCTCAGCTTCTGGAAAAGATCAAGTTGCTAGGATGGAAGGTCTTGGTGGTGGGTTGTGATGGAGACATACTGTTTGAACATCAAATTGAGCTGGCAAAACTGATGAGAGAAAAGTGTGTGTCAGTGGTGAGCCAATTTGGCGAGGGGGGTTATCATGGGATAGATATATTTGAGCCTGCCAAAACTAAGGCACTCCttaaaaatttcatattatCCTCATTGGTTGCCTAG
- the LOC115972028 gene encoding carboxylesterase 1-like — MSGDQTAPPVSTIDPYEYLQIIQNSDGTIKRLYEIPSTPAAPDHNGSTPVSTKDVTLNPNHNTWVRIFLPRQALDNTSTNNSVGNTKLPLIVYYHGGGFILLSADSTMNHDFCFNMALQLSAVIVSVEYRLAPEHRLPAAYDDAVEALHWIKCTQETLLRDFADYSKCFLMGTSAGGNIAYHVGLRASTAVGDFEPLKIKGLILHHPFFSGSKRTESELRLPNAPVLPLCSTDLMWKLALPIGVDRDHEYCNPTVGDGFDQIRELGWWVVVTGCDGDPLIDRQMELVEMLKKKGVKVEAQFNEGDYHGVELMDATKANALSVFLRHFLEKCC, encoded by the coding sequence ATGTCCGGAGACCAAACTGCACCACCGGTTTCCACCATTGATCCCTATGAGTACCTCCAAATCATCCAAAACAGTGACGGTACCATCAAACGTCTCTACGAAATTCCTAGCACCCCTGCCGCACCTGATCACAACGGTTCCACCCCTGTGAGCACCAAAGATGTCACTCTCAACCCAAATCACAACACTTGGGTCCGCATATTCTTACCTCGCCAAGCACTAGATAACACCTCCACCAACAACAGTGTCGGTAATACAAAACTTCCTCTCATTGTGTACTACCATGGTGGtggttttattcttttaagtgCTGATTCCACCATGAATCATGACTTTTGCTTCAACATGGCACTTCAACTCTCCGCCGTGATCGTCTCCGTCGAATACCGTCTCGCTCCCGAGCACCGCCTTCCTGCGGCGTACGACGATGCAGTGGAAGCGTTACATTGGATCAAATGTACACAAGAAACATTGTTACGTGACTTTGCTGATTATTCCAAGTGTTTTCTAATGGGTACTAGTGCGGGTGGCAATATAGCCTATCACGTGGGGCTACGTGCATCTACAGCCGTTGGTGATTTTGAACCATTGAAGATCAAAGGGCTGATTTTGCACCACCCGTTCTTTAGTGGGTCAAAAAGGACTGAATCCGAGCTAAGGTTGCCCAACGCTCCAGTTTTGCCACTATGCAGTACTGATTTGATGTGGAAATTGGCTTTGCCAATTGGGGTTGACCGTGATCATGAGTATTGCAATCCAACGGTGGGTGATGGATTTGATCAAATTAGAGAGCTGGGTTGGTGGGTTGTGGTGACAGGTTGTGATGGAGACCCATTGATAGACCGTCAGATGGAGCTGGTAGAAATGTTGAAGAAGAAGGGTGTTAAGGTAGAGGCACAATTTAATGAAGGAGATTATCATGGGGTGGAGCTAATGGATGCCACGAAAGCTAATGCACTGTCTGTGTTCCTAAGGCATTTCCTAGAAAAATGCTGCTAG